The following DNA comes from Candidatus Methanosuratincola sp..
ATGCCCCTCCAGCGATAGGTCTTCTCGGAGACATCCCGCCTTATCCCCCAACGGTGCCTAAGGAGGTAAGTGAGAAGATGGAGCCCCTCCTGAAGCAGTACGAAGAGAGGGCAAAGAAGGAGGGCGTGAAGGCAGTCGAGACCAAGATCGTCCCCGTATGGAATACTGTCGGTGCTGGCTTCGTGACAGAGGCAGAGAGGCAGGGCTGCGCCCTCACGGTTATAGGATCGAGGGGCATGACTGGTCTGAAGAGGACCTTGCTTGGCAGCGTCGCCGAGTACGTCTCAAAGAACGCGCACTGCGACGTTCTCATAATAAGAAGGTAAAGTATAATACTGTAAACCTCCTTTTTTTACCCTGATTTTTATGAAGCTGCGCATATATGGCATTGAGCTGGATGTCCCAAAGGAGTACTTTGTCTCGATCACTAAGGGCTCCCTTTACTTCAAGGGAGACCTCGAGGTTTCAGACCACTTCAAGCATGTCATCCGGGTCTTCTGGGACGACCTCGACGACTTCAGGAAAATCTACCCGGCGCCCGAGGATTTCTTCCAGGAGAAGGTCTCGGCGATAAGGAACGACAGGGACCTCGTGGGAATAAATACCGAAATCTTCAGTTGGGAGGGCTCAGACGCAAACCATCCTGCCCACTTCCACAAGATATCCTACTCAACAAAGAAGAGGTTCAC
Coding sequences within:
- a CDS encoding universal stress protein translates to MYRTIMVGVDGSKPAEAAFETAMALAKTHDARLLIVTIYAPPAIGLLGDIPPYPPTVPKEVSEKMEPLLKQYEERAKKEGVKAVETKIVPVWNTVGAGFVTEAERQGCALTVIGSRGMTGLKRTLLGSVAEYVSKNAHCDVLIIRR